In Zingiber officinale cultivar Zhangliang chromosome 1A, Zo_v1.1, whole genome shotgun sequence, a genomic segment contains:
- the LOC122005584 gene encoding serine/threonine-protein kinase UCN-like has product MDEEVVLDLNQIRAVRVLGRGAMASVFLVSAAPGSRLPTLFALKVFDKQSAAKPHALRRARWELSLLSRLSAAPGDHHHPFLPSLLGSVETPDLLAWAIPFCPGGDLHALRRSLSPSNEEAFSADAIRFYLSEIVTALAHLHSMRVAYHDLKPENVLLRSSDHIMLADFDLSRHLPARSTTHSSLPPPLPSDNHSHAPRRKLTRVFSFGAADDQIKKGRSARVSPASRRRTSSSSISKSREGSGGDDERSFSFVGTEEYVAPEVVRGEGHGFAVDWWALGILAYEMAYGQTPFRGRNRKETLRNILTLPPMFPGRRRTDLTDIIERLVVKDPERRLGFSGGAEEVKAHPFFDGVKWELLPEVARPPFLAPAESAAPTAPYACPMVM; this is encoded by the coding sequence ATGGATGAGGAGGTGGTGTTGGATTTGAACCAGATCAGGGCGGTTCGCGTCCTGGGCCGTGGAGCCATGGCCTCGGTCTTCCTCGTCAGCGCCGCACCCGGCAGTCGCCTCCCCACGCTCTTCGCCCTCAAGGTGTTCGACAAGCAGTCCGCCGCCAAACCCCACGCTCTCCGCCGCGCCCGCTGGGAGCTATCCCTATTGTCCCGCCTCTCAGCCGCTCCCGGTGATCACCACCACCCGTTTCTCCCTTCCCTCCTTGGCTCCGTCGAGACGCCGGACCTCCTCGCTTGGGCGATCCCCTTCTGCCCCGGCGGCGACCTCCACGCCCTCCGCCGCTCCCTTTCTCCTTCCAACGAGGAGGCGTTCTCCGCGGACGCGATCCGCTTCTACCTCTCGGAAATCGTCACCGCTCTCGCCCACCTCCACTCCATGCGCGTCGCCTACCACGACCTCAAGCCAGAGAACGTCCTCCTCCGTTCATCCGACCATATTATGCTCGCCGATTTCGATCTCTCCCGCCACCTCCCTGCCAGATCGACCACCCACTCCTCCCTTCCTCCTCCACTTCCCTCCGACAACCACAGCCACGCCCCCCGGAGGAAACTCACACGCGTGTTCTCCTTCGGCGCCGCGGACGACCAGATCAAGAAAGGGAGGTCGGCGAGAGTCTCCCCGGCGAGTCGCCGTAGGACGAGTTCCTCGTCCATCTCGAAATCCAGAGAAGGATCCGGTGGTGACGACGAGCGGTCGTTCTCGTTCGTGGGGACGGAGGAGTACGTGGCGCCGGAAGTGGTGCGCGGCGAAGGGCACGGCTTCGCGGTGGACTGGTGGGCGCTTGGGATCCTGGCGTACGAAATGGCATACGGACAGACGCCCTTCCGGGGGCGGAACAGGAAGGAGACGTTGCGCAACATTCTTACGCTGCCGCCAATGTTCCCAGGCCGGCGGCGCACCGATCTCACTGACATTATCGAGCGACTCGTGGTCAAGGACCCGGAGAGGAGATTAGGGTTTAGTGGGGGTGCGGAGGAGGTGAAGGCGCACCCTTTCTTCGATGGGGTGAAATGGGAGCTTTTGCCAGAGGTGGCGCGGCCTCCGTTCCTGGCGCCA